tattatataagacaaattgataacttttggcattgtgggcagtgtgccaagtcctgctggaaaaataaaaaatctgcatctccataatttttatttattctttatttaaccaggcaagtcattaagaacagtttcttatttacaatggcagcctggcaagaggcAAAAAAGTCTCTTGAACATAAACTCACATACACaaaatgtactgtacatacacataAAGGTTAAAATAAAAGGTCCCATACTATATTCTATTTAACTTAAAATGAGAGAGCAAATCAACCATTAAATATAATGGTTTATAGGTATATATAGGttaataggtaccactttaaaataagactacctttataaagggtttataaatggtttacaatacatttattaatggttactaattaggttgtaaatgccttaaaaatcattaataatcagttataacacatcattagaaagggcaacaacatagatggctgtgggttcactatttggcaaagaaaaggtcattgttgccctttctacgtatgcgttataactgattatgaatgattttaaggcatttacaacctaattagtagccattaataaactaattgtaaaccatttataaaccctttataaaggtagtcttattttaaagtggtaccggtaaATATAGGGCCCATACTCTAGAATTAAAAGGAccacattcaattcaatttagaATAAAAGGGCAAATTAACACATCAATTCAGTTTATTAAAGTGCCCATATATCCAATACCACTTGTTCTTGTGTGTTCTCTTTGTGGGTTTATGTGCACATATCCTTGGGATACCACCCCACAACCTTTTTTTCTGATGAGGAAATGGTCAGTtttaaattttaactttttaataacGTGAGCTCTTTTATGTCAAAGAAATACAATATGAACATTTGTGATTTAAAAAGAATACCTTTGTTGTGGAGCATTTAGCAGCAATAGAGGCCCCAGTTTCCAGTGTGTTTTAAATGAACTCCACACTATTATAACTCAGTAAAGTTACTGATCTAAGCACTTGATGGGGAATTGTCAGTTTTTGAATAGGCTCATTCAGTTGGTCTCTTGCTCAataattctctctcttttctttctgtatctaatctgaatgagtgagtgagagagtgagagagtgagaaattgaTTAAGTGACTGATTTATTGACAGAGATCTACTTACCGGTGTCCAGTAAAGCCGGGCAGGCAGTCACATGTAAAAGCCGTCTCAGAGCAGTTACCCCCATTAAAGCATGTGTAGTTCCGCTTCTCGTCCCCACAGATGGACACTGGGAGCTTGGGGGCACTGGggtgaatagaaaagaagagcaaagaaaagaaatgaacagaaaaaagatGAGGGGGATGCACCccaaccccccaaaaaaaaaaccaagagGGTCCACCGGCTGTCCCTCCCATCTCCATCCTCACAATAATGAAAATTAGCATCTGAATGGACCCCAACTGCTAAGCAAGAGCATATTACATCATCACTGCGTATGAGGATTTGCATTAGTCTGGGTAAAATGTATGTAACTTActctaaagtaaaaaaatatatatattttaaatatttttatgatATAGCCAGTTTATTCTATGCGTCAGATGTTCGTAAACCTTTTAGACGACATATCACTCGATCAAACTAAAACTTACAAATACACCTACTGTAGCAACAATGTGGGTTTTGGCCACTTTGCAATCCAGAGATTATAAATTGTGGTTTCTGGagaaaatcagataaaaacatcTTGGAAAGCTTATGatataactgtattttttaatccagtgcgatctatgtatgaattttaccagtccggtttgtaaggagcagtaaagccactccactaaagtacagcttatataggagtttcagtttagttctccagcactggggcattagccgctaaccgctatttccttgttcagaggagagtattatcagcctgtagcctgctcctaacttctgctagcactgctggagaggttagccactaatgctaatgctccagccttagtgctggagaaaattcgataatctaagtttactgtaaataaatggaagtgcttttactcacttaaataaacagttttcaggagagaaatctgcgtagattaacatcctgtgcttatttgactttaaaagaaagtcttttttatcacagttttgtttacttatttaatcCTTATATACTTATTAAAGTCCCTTATAGCCCCTCTTAAAATGCACCCTATATAATccagtgtaccttatgtatgaaaatagaccagaaaatagaccttcactgataatgcgccttataaatatggtgtgccttatagtgcgaaaaatacagtaataaactaGTGTTTACATGCCATCCAGTTGAGCCTTAGGTTAGGTATTCAACCATTAATCCTAATGCTATAGAAACAGCTAATGCTATTGGGaattgtggagttccacagggttctactgaAATGcctttataaaaataatttttaaaactataaaactgcTGTTGGTAGACTAAAGAGCTAAAGTTTGGGCTCTAACAGGttaacactaaacacaaacaaatgcaaatattgattaaaaaaaagcagatttcACATTTCCAGTAAGTGGTCTCATGTAAAACgatgtaaaatgattttaatcaGGTTTCTGGTGTAATggttaaatattttaagaaaagaAACTACTACAAGcacagagataaagaaagaaagatacagaGGAAACTTACATGCTCTTGACAACTATATACCAAGGAATCTCTTCAACCCGGTCGCTGTGAGGGGggcaaacaaacagaaaacagaaaatgtgattctttttttgtttttcatccaCAAGAAAACTTTGCACCAAAGATGCCTCTTGCTCCAGAGAGGAGAAAAGATGGATGTATTACATCTCCCCGCTGCCTGCGAAGCACTTTCAAAGGAGATGCGAGGAAACGATGTGGCAGCAAGACGTGTTTACGAGATAAATGGTTGCAGGCGTGCCTCTGATGCTGCCCTAAAGGCAAAGCACATCCGCAGGGGTGCTCCCGCAACAGAGACGCTATTATAACCATTGCAGCTTTTAAATGAAACTTATGGCAGCAGACATTACCACAAATACACTCACACGCATAAataataccataaaaaacatttGCATTTTCAGGCTAACAAATCAGTCCCAGAGGGCACTCGAGTTCAGTGAGAAGAAGCCGCTGTTCTGCTTCTTAAAGGAGATCCTTTGTATTTGCTTTTTCGGCCCATTAAAATGTACAAAGCTTGGAATATAGTTTTGTATTCTCTTTCGTAAAAAAAAAGAGCGCCACACATTGTTTCATGAGAATATTACTTTGTTTTTGCTTGTGCGCGTGTGATTTAAGCGCTTGCTTTAGTTAAGATCAATGGTGCGTGATAAGACGAGGGACCGTGATCACCCTCAGCACAGAGCACACACTCTAACGAGGTCACAGGGAATATGACTGAAGAGGAAAAAGAAGCTCAGGAACAAAGACTTGAATGTTTGCTTAAATTGCTGCTTTGTGGTCAATCTGTGCTCCAAATTCATTCATGCGCAGATTTTAGAGAAGAACCCTACTCATATACTTTTGAGTTCCAGGCAAGCGCATTCCAATCAGTCAGCATAAATCAGCATTAAAATGATCGTTCAGCAAACAATCAAATTTCCATTTTTCCCCTCAGCCAAATGAAGTCAATCAGCcaggacatgtttggtgtcaCATGTTTGCtcgtttagttttgtgtgagagCTACAAAGCTAAAATGTTAAAAGCTGAAACATTTGATTACAAATAGCACAGCCAATCAGTCCTGTTTTAGGGGATGTACTGCGACACAATGGAAATAAAACCATTTTACATGCGTTTCTGGCAGCAGTATGTCAAATTTAAAAGAAATATAAGATTTTATCATTCCTAAAAAtgctgtgttctgactgtgtattgtcaaaaatgactttaaatattGAGATATAACATTTTTGCCATATCACTCACCACTAAGTAGCATTAAGTTGCATTAATTTTAATCTGTCTTTGTAAGAATTCAAGTAAATGAAGTTCATTTTGTGTAGCTCTGAAATGTTTTATGGCTCTTTGGACTTTATTTTGAAGagcatttctttaatttttttatttctattttttttttctgttttcctcccaatttagctaggccaattgtcccacccattcagtagcatcacagcgcgctctgaggaaagcacagcgactcagttctgatacatcagctcacagacgccttgtgctgatcgtcatcaccctttaaagtgatgaggggaaagagcaccatctatctacccagagagagaaaggccaattgtgctctcacggggctctggcagctgatggcgagctgcatcaCTGGAATTCGACCACATAGAACCCCCTTGAAGAGCATTTCATCCACCTAGTGCAGGGCTCCTGCCCAACCAAGAGCTTTGCCCTGGCAGTGGGTCTTTTGAATCAACTGAACCTATTCAGAAATGTCACATAAATGTCAAAAAAGGTGCGAGAGGCATTAAACCTCCTTATGAGTACTAATGAAAATctgctataaaatatatatttttatttgtttatttgttttctttcttacATAAATCTTTGCTATAGAAACAAATGCAAAATGCAACAATTACTGTAATAAGTGACTCAACTCCTTATATAATGTAGATATCAAAGGTAACTCACGTGCAGTATGGCCCGGTGAAATTGTCTGCACAGAGGCATGCATACTGGCCAACGCCGTGCAGGCAGGTGCCGCCATTTGCGCACTGGTGCTGGGCACAGACATCCACCACCAGTTCACAGTTAACGCCAGTGTAGCCCAACTCGCAGACGCACTCGTACTGCAGACCGTGAGCAGTACAGTTGCCGTGGTGACAGGGGCTGGAGGCGCAGATATCTGTGCTAATTTCACAGCGCTGGCCCACCCAACCAGAAGGGCAGGTGCAGTTAAAGAGGTCAAAGAGATCCTCGCAGTCGCCGCCATTGAGGCATGGATTGGGCTCACATACCGGACCACCAGTGCACCCACTGACCACTGATTCTGTGGACACTTTCTGGAACTGCTCCTCCTGGATCCGGGGCAGCCTAACGTCACCAGAGCCATAATACGGCAGCACTACTCCACTGATCTCCACGGTGCTCAAACAGCCATACAGATTCCTGTCTGGCTCAGTTTCCAGACCCCCCAAAAAGATGTCCACACCCTCCTGAAGGAAGTCAAGGTTGCTGGCCTCGGAGATTGATGTGACTAGCTCTTCTCCATCATCTGGGAAAAGCATGGTCCATTGGGAAGCGTTGGCCCAGGGTTCAACCATAAAGAGCTGTACTCTATGCCATTTGCCATCAGCTATGGGTCTAGTGCTGTGTAGAGTTAGTGGGGAGGAAGAGGAGTTAGAGAATGAAGGTGAGGAAGGTGTGCTGAGCAGCTCCAAAACCAGCAGACCGTCCTGTAGCGAAACTTTTACAAAGTCTGAGCCTCTGCTGGCATGGAGAATGACTGCTTTGCGCTTCCGAGTGCGAATACTGAAGGATATGTTGGTAAAATGGCGGGAGATCAGTCCATTAAAACGGTATGTTAGCATCATATCACCATCAAAAGTAGCATTGGAAATACCTGCAAACAGAGAAAACAGTTTATCGGTCAGCATTAATATAACATAGcttaattaaaacaaattttttaatgtttttaaggcaaACTAATCAGTTTACACAACATTTCAGCACCGCTGTCCTTCTAACCTACATTACTTAAGCAGCTAATAAGAAAACTAATGATTCTTAGCTAATCAGTGTGGTTAGCCGCCACAGTGTTAATCCTCTTGAACAGTGGTAGATAAAAGAAAACAACACTATAAACAGATATAAAGCTCATACTGAAccccacagatttttttttatatccagcCCCGTTACATTCTCACAGATTTAAAAATGAGCAACATAGCGTTAGCTTGGACTCTGCTAAACTGTAAAGGTTAATCCTGCTGGTGGGGTTAATGTGGAATCATACGGCTTGGCTCGGCAGATGGATGAAAATCATAGTTAATCTAAAGCAGGCTAATCCAGGCTGGAAATAATCTGCCCCCTACAAACACTACAAATAACTAGCATATTGTAAGATTAGCATTCAGTGGCTAAACAAGACATTTACATACAGTCTCCTCTGGAGCTTCTGTAACAAAACTTAAAAAtggctacagtttttttttaacaccttaAGTAAACTACAGCCTTAAGTAATACTCTAGCATggtttttttcagcagggtataTAAATGCCAGTGGTGTTCAGTCATGTCAAGCCCCTGGCCTAGCTACGTAGCTATAAACCAGCTAAAACTACAGACTAACACAATCAAAGTAGCATGTAATAATTCAAACAGCTCATCCTCAAAAATATGCCCCAAAACACTtacatttttttggtaaaatatcttaaaaactTTCCTATCATAGGAATTGTCCTAGTTTCTAAAACGGAAACAGTCACTCTGCAACTTGTAATTCCTGATTTTGTCTGACAAAATATTTGAAACGTAAATGAACAGTTTTgcacataaacataaaaatggaaatattCTCACGCTGAAAATAGGATTCAGTGCAAAACTGGGGCTAAGCAacgtatttttattaaatgtgaattCAATTTAAATCTGCTGTTAATTGAGGGCAAGCTAACCTGCGTATGAAATTTAAAAGTTGTATTCAATGTTGGCATGAGGTAATGCAAACTTTTTCTAACTTCCCTGCCAACAACAACtctgggaaaaaattaagagacacttccgtttctgaatcggtttctttgattttgttatttataggtatatgcttgagtaaaatgaacattgttgttttattatttaaaccacATACAGCATTttgcccaaattccaaataaaaatattgtcatttagagcacttatttgcagtaAAAGTTTGAGAAATGGTGGAAATgacaaaaagatacagagctttcaggcctcaaataatgtgaagaaaacaagttcatattcattcagttaattcacagttcagaaatcaatatttggtggaataaccctggtttttaatcaaagttttcatgctttttggcatgttctcctccaccagtcttacacactgttttcggataactttaggccattcctggtgcaaaaaaaattcaagcatttcagcttggtttgatggattgtgatcatccgtcttcctcttgattatattcaagaggtttttaatttagtaaagtcaaagaaactcaaatttttaagtggtctctaattttttcaaGAGCTATATTTGTTGTATAAGTCCTACAGCATTTCTACTTACAGTCGTAGCCTTGACCAACAGTCCTACACTGAGCTTGAGCAGGGCATGGGGAGAGTTCACACCACTTAACCACCTCGCAGCGTAGACCAGAGGTACTGGGGGGACAGGCACAGGTGAAATCATCCCACATTGAGAAGCACATCCCACCATTCTCACAGGGGTTTTTCTGTGGAGAACAAAAATGAGGATGTATAGTATAAGTGTAATTTAAATGTGAACTAATACATTGCACCATAATTTGATTTGTTTGTGTTCGTGCCACAGAAGCAGGATTAAGGAAAACTACCCTAGAAGTTAATCTAATCGAATAACACTGATCGCtattaaataaagacaaatgGTATATGTCTTGTGACTTACCGTGCAATAGTCGTCCCCAATACAGCCTTCAATAACATTAACCAAAAGCTCAGGTTCAGATGACTTTACTGGGACATTGGATGGGAAGAACAGCAATGGCTCGTCATTAAGACGAAGGTCCTGGATGCAGCCTTTGAAGTGACCACCGAACACATTTAAGGAGCTTCTGTCTCTCACGCCCGCCACATAGACCTTGTCCCCAGCCTGCATGTCAACAGAGTCAACCGGCACAGGTCCAGACACAAGGTCAGATTCCAGCAGCATCATCTGGCCCTGCTCAATAGCTACACTTACAAAGTGGCTTTCACCATCGCTAACAATGTTCTTGCTCTCTATGATCTGGGAGCTGCCAAACTGAGCTTTGATTCGTCCTCGCTCCAGCCACACGCTGAGGTACTGGCTACTGGTGCTGTTGGTGACAAGAAGCAGTAGACCCAACTCTTGGCGTGTCCGAAGAAACATGGAGAGGGTGATAATAGAAGGATCAGGCTCGTCGCTAACGTTGAAGACAGCGTAGCTCAAAGAGCCCTCCTGACCAAACCTGGCAGGGGTGTATTCTGtaggacaaagaaaaaaaattactgtaTACATAAAACAACATTCTTCAGCTCTACTCATATTTGTAGCATTGTAAGTCATATTCTAAGGCATTTGTAACaatgtttgtttctgtttttaattttcctcaacaaaaaaataaataaataaataaattttattaaacatttttagacaAAAGAAACTAAGATTCATTAATGCAAATGTGTTTGACATAAAACAATCCTTCAGCTCTACTCCCTTTAAACATTATAAGCCTAGGCACAATCCCATTTCCCATTTGCACTCCAACCTTTTGCCTTCGCGTGCCATTGAGTTACAAAGGAAAGTGGATTAAGTTATGGGACaactcctttctttttttttcttttttttttaacatgatgtgtcatcaaaataaataaattcttaaaaaaaaaggaaaaaaaaattcactgctttattaccagccTACTAGCGCTGCTCTATAGCCAACCTTGCCAGTCTGTTCAACCTCTgaccttcctgctgctgctgaattTTCCCATTTCAACAACTCATCATTTTAGAATATgatttttctcatttattatcGTCCACCCCTAATTCCTTGGTAAGAGGAAGATGAAGTTAGCTATTTGCTAGCTTTGTGTTGGAAtattcccattccaccttaaagcaTGCAGCTTCCTCATGTGGCAGGGCCTGCATCCAGAAACTTCTGCTACTCTCCCTCTCCTCCCCCTCTCTTCCTACTTCCTACTCCATTCCTGGAGGAGTGGAGAGAAGGAgcagtaattggggaaatggggcAGCTGATCTCTCttaataggatgttgactactgatgaactgagccaatcacaacgctcgcTTTCAGCTCACCCTAATACTGCCCAGCCAAGCAGCCATCCTTTTAACTGTGGATGATTGAACTCCTTTTGCTCATTGCAAAGACAATACTACAGGTTCAAATATTTTATGAAATATTTGCCAGTCAGATAAAAATGTAAGccttgtgttttatgtgtttttttattatatatatgtaagaATCTATGTTTTTCTACACAATGTATTACAAAATTCAGTAAATAAACCATACCCCACCTATAATCAGTAAATCTATCCCAGCTGTAATTGGAACTCCCTACCCATAGGAGTTAACACACAAAATAGAGGGGCTAAATAGAAGGGAAAAGGGGTAAAACGGGATAGGGCCTGTATTACTGCTTTGTAGCCTACTGTGATATGGATATGATATCAAACACAATATTCTTAGGGTGGGTGTTATGTTTGCCAGTGGTCTGCAACCATTATACCCCTACTTCAATATGCCACTTAGTTAGGTGGGGAATCCAGGACCAAAAAGTAAAACCCGTCCCAGGATATTTTGTTCCAATTGctctgtgtatatctgtatattttaACTAAATTCATGTGACAGTTGATAAAATTGAAATATTTGATGATGTAATTCATATTCTACGTGAACTTTAACATtgctttttctgttttgaattttcctcaaaagtaaaaaaaaaaaaaataaaataaaaccaaacagTTTTAGAAAATAGAAACTCATAAATGATTCATGAATGAAAATGTTGTCGATTCAAAATGTTACGCCAAAGAAGAAACATCTAATAGGTTATCCTAtccatacatttaaatgtatcttAGTTATTTTAGaatgtatatttttcatttaaatttttcaTTTGTACGTGTAAAAATTCATGCATTTTGCCATTAAACATATCAAGTTTATCAAACGTCCGGTAAATTTATTGCCAATACTCAAATTGTAGATTCAGGTATACAAGGCAGCAAGAACAAAATcatggaatgtgttttttttttttttttttgtgagcaacCACTTCTCCTAGTTACATTTTAGTGTTTCCTCTGTAATGCTCTGATCTCTTTACAACATGGCTTATTTAAGTAATACGTTCACTTTCCATATTTTAAGCCAGGATAATGCTTAATGCCAAAAAGTAAAGGCTattaaagaaccatgtttgtaaaaatgtgcaatttcTTGTGAACAATTCATTCGAAAGAAACATCAAGGAAAAATCAGCAAATTACCATCAGCACAGTTTTGCCCTTTGTATGGTCTTTGGCACTTGCACTGGTATCCCTGCCACAGGTTGATGCACTCGCCTTGATTCTCACACGGAACATCGAGGCAGCGGTCCCGGTGGTCGCAGCCACGTGTGACATTCACAGCAGAAGCACTTAACCAGTCCTCTGGCACCATCAGCTGAGAGTCCACATATAAGTCTCTCATGCAGCCGATGAAGGAACCAGTAAGGCCTTCGTCTGCCGGGCCTCCAATCAAGGTGCTTTTCAGGGATGTCTCTAGTATCAATGGTCCAGTCTCTACCTGGGCTGTTGCACCACAAAATTCACTTTGGCATGGCTCCAGGAGCTGAAGGAACAGTGTACCTTTGCTAAAGACAGTCTCCACTGTGTGCCACTCTCCATCCGCCACGTTCTGAGGTAACTTTAGAGCCCAGCCAGGCCCT
The DNA window shown above is from Astyanax mexicanus isolate ESR-SI-001 chromosome 16, AstMex3_surface, whole genome shotgun sequence and carries:
- the crb1 gene encoding protein crumbs homolog 1, translated to MGTASVRPGSLCSLVFLFFIAQWTQCVSLLKASSLCLSKPCQNGAECQDDPSTFLCQCLSSAPGLSTASCASNALCHPPICQGNTTCQSTSGRPGELACHCLAGLSSHSCQLSAELCARTLCGQSARCLAVAHRVPGYVCLCRPGYTGTLCQREVDQCVPNPCRNRALCRTSPEGPSCFCVPGFQGERCEIEVNECISQPCLNGATCVDKIGHYTCLCRPGYTGVSCELEIDECQSQPCLHGGSCHDHVNSFSCTCLDGFQGSRCEINIDDCTDNQCQNGALCIDGINSYSCDCSQSGFTGPYCEVPLPPCWNQPCLNGALCQEEGRNYTCECWPGFEGRHCELDVNECGSGPCLNGAVCIERSWEKYYGTETLLPDQYDPQHAAGYVCRCPHGFTGAFCEEDIDDCASAPCHNGGLCKDTLGGYTCVCPLESNDGVLYGGQNCSEPLVGCEGHECLNGAACTPFLSEGLHGYSCSCLPGYTGSHCQTSTAFSFQSFGGLLSLQTPLLDYSSNLTLSFRTVLSNTLLFQRGSEGPLLTLELLHGHLRLSLRTESEGEGPGWALKLPQNVADGEWHTVETVFSKGTLFLQLLEPCQSEFCGATAQVETGPLILETSLKSTLIGGPADEGLTGSFIGCMRDLYVDSQLMVPEDWLSASAVNVTRGCDHRDRCLDVPCENQGECINLWQGYQCKCQRPYKGQNCADEYTPARFGQEGSLSYAVFNVSDEPDPSIITLSMFLRTRQELGLLLLVTNSTSSQYLSVWLERGRIKAQFGSSQIIESKNIVSDGESHFVSVAIEQGQMMLLESDLVSGPVPVDSVDMQAGDKVYVAGVRDRSSLNVFGGHFKGCIQDLRLNDEPLLFFPSNVPVKSSEPELLVNVIEGCIGDDYCTKNPCENGGMCFSMWDDFTCACPPSTSGLRCEVVKWCELSPCPAQAQCRTVGQGYDCISNATFDGDMMLTYRFNGLISRHFTNISFSIRTRKRKAVILHASRGSDFVKVSLQDGLLVLELLSTPSSPSFSNSSSSPLTLHSTRPIADGKWHRVQLFMVEPWANASQWTMLFPDDGEELVTSISEASNLDFLQEGVDIFLGGLETEPDRNLYGCLSTVEISGVVLPYYGSGDVRLPRIQEEQFQKVSTESVVSGCTGGPVCEPNPCLNGGDCEDLFDLFNCTCPSGWVGQRCEISTDICASSPCHHGNCTAHGLQYECVCELGYTGVNCELVVDVCAQHQCANGGTCLHGVGQYACLCADNFTGPYCTDRVEEIPWYIVVKSIAPKLPVSICGDEKRNYTCFNGGNCSETAFTCDCLPGFTGHRCEQEVDECKSNPCLNGGYCRNLVNRFHCVCELSYAGETCQIDLNGESIATELLLSVSLVSVVLFLALLAAASALVVALNRRATRGTYSPSRQEKEGSRVEMWNIVQPPPAERLI